Proteins encoded by one window of Rouxiella chamberiensis:
- a CDS encoding DUF480 domain-containing protein, whose product MKIEFSAKEARVIGCMLEKQVTTPEQYPLSLNSLTTACNQKTNRDPVMELSESDVQQTLDILLRKHLIRSVSGSRTMKYEHRFCNSEFGNLKFSPAEVALVSTLLLRGPQTAGELRTRTQRLHDFADVGEVEETLDALASREDGPFCVRLSREAGKRESRVMHLFSGAVSDAAEDETSGAVALSVESRDALSERVAMLETEVAELKERLEHLLERLAD is encoded by the coding sequence ATGAAAATAGAATTCAGCGCCAAAGAGGCGCGGGTTATCGGCTGTATGCTGGAAAAACAGGTCACGACGCCCGAGCAGTATCCGCTGAGCCTGAACAGTCTCACCACGGCCTGCAATCAGAAAACCAATCGTGACCCCGTGATGGAGCTTTCCGAATCCGACGTGCAGCAGACGCTGGACATCCTGCTGCGCAAGCATCTCATTCGCTCCGTCAGCGGCAGTCGGACGATGAAATACGAACACCGTTTCTGCAACTCCGAGTTTGGCAATCTTAAATTTTCCCCCGCCGAGGTGGCGTTGGTCAGCACCTTGCTGCTGCGTGGCCCGCAGACGGCGGGCGAGTTGCGCACCCGCACCCAGCGGCTGCATGATTTTGCCGATGTGGGCGAAGTCGAAGAGACGCTCGACGCATTGGCCAGTCGCGAAGATGGCCCGTTCTGCGTGCGTCTGTCGCGCGAGGCAGGCAAACGGGAAAGCCGCGTTATGCATCTTTTTAGCGGCGCAGTCAGTGATGCTGCCGAAGACGAGACGTCTGGCGCTGTCGCGCTTTCCGTTGAATCCCGCGATGCCCTGTCCGAGCGCGTCGCCATGCTGGAAACCGAGGTCGCCGAACTCAAAGAGCGACTGGAACATCTGCTGGAAAGACTGGCCGACTAA
- a CDS encoding VOC family protein, with protein sequence MTNITAVAELADLVADLPRFNQLLNAFAQKLQLNLADFHADHISVRCHQNTTADRWRTGFAQCGTLLNETEINGRPICLFDLPEPLKVGPWDIDLIELPYPGDKRYPHEGWEHVELVLGGGAEGFYARALACLADDALVAPGIKLKQSAPKGENERLPNPTLAITDGTLTIKFHPHSLREIVASERDAD encoded by the coding sequence ATGACAAACATAACCGCCGTGGCGGAATTAGCAGACCTGGTGGCAGACTTGCCGCGTTTTAATCAGCTTTTAAACGCTTTTGCACAAAAATTGCAGCTGAATCTGGCCGATTTTCATGCCGATCACATCTCCGTGCGCTGCCATCAAAACACGACGGCCGATCGCTGGCGCACGGGCTTTGCACAGTGCGGTACGCTTTTGAATGAAACCGAAATCAATGGCCGCCCGATTTGCCTGTTTGACCTGCCCGAGCCTTTGAAAGTCGGCCCGTGGGACATTGACTTGATTGAACTGCCTTATCCGGGCGACAAGCGCTATCCGCACGAAGGTTGGGAACACGTCGAACTGGTTTTGGGCGGCGGCGCAGAGGGATTTTATGCCCGGGCCTTGGCGTGTCTGGCAGACGACGCGCTGGTAGCGCCGGGCATCAAGCTTAAACAGAGCGCGCCCAAGGGCGAGAATGAACGCCTGCCGAATCCGACGCTGGCCATCACCGACGGCACTCTGACCATCAAGTTTCACCCGCACAGCCTGCGCGAGATAGTCGCCAGCGAACGCGACGCGGATTAA
- the mdtH gene encoding multidrug efflux MFS transporter MdtH codes for MTLVSQARSLGKFFLLFDNAVVILGFFVVFPLISIRFVDQLGWAAMAVGMALGVRQLTQQGLGIFGGAIADRFGAKPMIITGLLLRAAGFATMALADAPWILLCSCFLSGLGGTLFDPPRTALVIKLIRPHERSRFFSLLMMQDSAGAVLGALIGSWLLQYDFHYVCWTGSGLFILAAAFNALFLPAYRLSAGRAPMREGMLRVLRDKRFLSYVLTLTGYYMLTVQVMLMLPIAVNDMAGTPTAVKWMYAIEAVLSLTLLYPLARWSEKHFSLEKRLMCGLLIMTLSLLPVGMVSGLNPLLLLIGLFYIGNIIAEPARETLGASLADARARGSYMGFSRLGLALGGALGYTGGGWMYDTGRALQLPQLPWLLLALIGLVTLLGLYWQFQRRRIEPAMLGERGL; via the coding sequence ATGACTCTGGTATCGCAAGCGCGTAGCTTGGGAAAGTTTTTTCTGTTATTTGATAACGCTGTCGTCATTCTGGGTTTTTTTGTGGTCTTTCCGCTGATTTCGATTCGCTTTGTGGATCAACTCGGCTGGGCGGCGATGGCCGTGGGAATGGCGCTCGGCGTACGGCAACTCACTCAGCAGGGCCTCGGCATTTTCGGCGGCGCCATTGCCGACCGATTTGGTGCCAAGCCGATGATAATCACCGGCCTGCTGCTGCGCGCGGCCGGTTTTGCCACCATGGCGCTGGCCGACGCGCCCTGGATCCTGCTCTGCTCCTGCTTTCTCTCCGGCCTGGGCGGCACCTTGTTCGACCCGCCTCGCACCGCGCTGGTCATCAAGCTTATCCGCCCGCATGAGCGCAGCCGCTTTTTCTCGCTGCTGATGATGCAAGACAGCGCCGGTGCGGTACTGGGCGCGCTTATCGGCAGCTGGTTGCTGCAATACGATTTCCACTACGTCTGCTGGACCGGTTCCGGGCTATTTATTCTGGCGGCCGCGTTCAATGCCCTGTTTCTTCCGGCCTATCGCCTCTCCGCCGGTCGCGCGCCCATGCGTGAAGGCATGCTGCGAGTGCTGCGGGACAAACGTTTTCTGAGTTACGTGCTGACGTTAACCGGTTATTACATGCTGACCGTACAGGTGATGCTGATGCTGCCGATTGCGGTCAACGATATGGCCGGCACGCCCACCGCCGTGAAATGGATGTACGCCATCGAAGCCGTGCTGTCACTGACCCTGCTTTATCCGCTCGCCCGCTGGAGTGAAAAACATTTCAGTCTGGAAAAGCGCCTGATGTGCGGATTACTCATCATGACGCTCAGCCTGCTGCCCGTCGGCATGGTCAGCGGCCTCAACCCGCTGCTGCTGCTGATTGGCCTGTTTTATATCGGCAATATTATTGCCGAACCGGCACGCGAAACCCTTGGCGCCTCGCTAGCCGATGCACGCGCACGCGGCAGTTACATGGGGTTCAGCCGACTGGGTCTGGCGCTCGGCGGCGCTCTCGGCTACACCGGCGGCGGCTGGATGTATGACACCGGTCGCGCATTGCAGCTTCCGCAACTGCCGTGGCTGCTGCTCGCCCTCATAGGCCTTGTCACGCTACTCGGCCTGTACTGGCAATTTCAACGGCGGCGTATCGAACCGGCGATGCTCGGCGAACGCGGACTCTAG
- a CDS encoding MalY/PatB family protein — MTFNFDDWVDRSHTDSVKWNKYRDKEVIPLWVADTDFIAPQRVVDALHRRVSEGVFGYGFTPPALVEHVVARMQARYDWEIKPEWIVWLPGLVCGLNLAVRTCTTQQQSSILPSPLYPPFMEAAQSEGRQYRAVSARAVNHRWVTDFNDVEAQLDGSEKLLMLCNPYNPGGTVYRRDELLAQLDFATRHDLTVCSDEIHCDLLLERQCRHIPFASLNEEAAQRSITLMSPSKTFNLAGLGASMAIIPNEALRRKFAHTARGIVPHVNVLAYVAAQAAYAEDESWLTAQLEYLRGNHELALRRINAMPGLKMLPIEGTYLGWIDASAAGLDSPYRFFLQAGVGLSDGRDFGAPDFVRINLGCRRALLEKALDRMEAALAAR, encoded by the coding sequence ATGACATTCAATTTTGATGATTGGGTCGACCGCAGTCACACCGATAGCGTTAAGTGGAACAAATATCGAGATAAAGAGGTGATCCCTTTATGGGTGGCCGATACCGATTTCATCGCTCCCCAGAGGGTTGTCGATGCGCTGCATAGACGAGTATCCGAAGGCGTTTTTGGCTACGGTTTTACCCCGCCCGCACTTGTCGAACATGTCGTCGCGCGTATGCAGGCGCGCTATGACTGGGAAATCAAACCTGAATGGATTGTCTGGCTGCCGGGCCTGGTCTGCGGCCTGAATCTTGCGGTGCGCACCTGCACAACGCAGCAGCAGAGCAGTATTCTGCCCTCGCCGCTGTATCCGCCTTTTATGGAGGCGGCGCAGTCAGAGGGGCGACAATATCGCGCCGTGTCCGCCAGAGCGGTGAATCATCGCTGGGTTACGGATTTTAACGATGTCGAGGCGCAACTCGACGGCAGTGAAAAATTGTTGATGCTCTGCAATCCCTACAATCCCGGCGGCACGGTGTATCGTCGAGACGAATTGCTCGCGCAACTCGATTTTGCAACGCGTCATGATTTAACAGTGTGTTCCGACGAGATTCACTGCGATTTGCTGCTTGAGCGGCAGTGTCGGCATATACCCTTTGCGTCGTTGAACGAAGAGGCGGCCCAGCGCAGCATTACGCTGATGTCGCCGTCCAAAACCTTTAATCTCGCGGGGTTGGGTGCGTCGATGGCGATTATTCCCAACGAGGCACTGCGGCGTAAATTTGCCCACACGGCGCGCGGCATCGTGCCTCACGTCAATGTGCTGGCCTATGTGGCGGCGCAGGCGGCCTACGCAGAAGATGAAAGTTGGCTGACGGCGCAACTGGAGTATCTGCGCGGTAATCATGAATTGGCGTTGCGCCGTATCAACGCGATGCCCGGCCTGAAAATGCTGCCCATCGAGGGCACTTATCTCGGATGGATCGATGCCTCCGCCGCAGGTCTCGACTCCCCTTACCGCTTCTTCCTGCAGGCGGGCGTCGGGTTGTCGGACGGCAGAGATTTTGGTGCTCCGGATTTCGTCAGAATCAATCTGGGTTGCCGACGCGCGCTGCTTGAGAAAGCACTGGACCGCATGGAAGCCGCGCTGGCCGCCCGTTAA
- a CDS encoding Gfo/Idh/MocA family protein codes for MNKPRIGVVGLGGIAQKAYLPILSQATDWTLQGGFSPSPAKAQTVCESYRFPCYSTLDALARDCDAVFVHSSTASHFAVVAELLKAGVHVYVDKPLAATLSEAEQLVEMAARCGKTLMVGFNRRFAPLYIQLKTKLAQNAHQSASLRFDKHRADSVGPQDFAFTLLDDYLHVVDTALWLADAQGEPIAGQVDVNSQQQLLYAEHQFLSGNTRITTSMHRRAGTQRESVQAVCDGAWYQVDDMRHWKQEQASGISEQPIAGWQTTLAQRGFEGAVRHFIDCIHNQIVPQTSGEQALRAQRVIENLITNQR; via the coding sequence ATGAACAAACCGCGTATCGGCGTCGTCGGGTTGGGCGGTATCGCGCAGAAAGCCTATTTGCCCATTCTGTCGCAGGCCACCGACTGGACCTTGCAGGGCGGATTCTCTCCCAGTCCGGCCAAGGCACAGACGGTCTGCGAGAGTTACCGTTTCCCGTGTTATTCAACGCTTGATGCACTCGCCCGCGATTGCGATGCCGTGTTTGTACACAGCAGCACCGCGTCCCATTTTGCCGTCGTCGCCGAGTTGTTAAAGGCGGGCGTTCACGTTTATGTCGACAAACCGCTGGCGGCCACGCTTTCCGAGGCCGAACAGCTGGTGGAGATGGCGGCGCGCTGCGGTAAAACCCTGATGGTGGGGTTTAATCGCCGCTTTGCGCCGCTGTATATCCAGTTGAAAACTAAACTGGCGCAGAACGCGCATCAGTCTGCCTCCCTTCGTTTCGACAAGCATCGCGCCGACAGCGTAGGGCCGCAGGACTTTGCCTTTACGTTGCTTGATGACTATCTGCATGTCGTCGACACCGCGCTGTGGCTGGCCGATGCACAAGGCGAGCCGATTGCGGGGCAGGTCGATGTCAATTCGCAGCAGCAGCTCCTTTATGCCGAGCATCAGTTTCTGTCAGGTAACACCCGAATTACCACCTCGATGCATCGCCGCGCCGGAACGCAGCGCGAATCGGTGCAGGCGGTGTGCGACGGGGCGTGGTATCAGGTTGATGACATGCGCCACTGGAAACAGGAACAGGCCTCGGGAATAAGCGAACAGCCGATCGCCGGATGGCAGACTACGCTTGCCCAGCGCGGATTCGAGGGCGCGGTTCGGCATTTTATCGACTGCATTCATAATCAGATCGTGCCGCAAACCAGCGGCGAGCAGGCGCTGAGGGCGCAACGGGTGATTGAAAATTTAATAACGAACCAGCGATAA
- the rimJ gene encoding ribosomal protein S5-alanine N-acetyltransferase, translating to MFGYRSAAPKVRLTTDRMVLRLVYERDAHRLADYYTENRAFLKPWEPIRDESHCYPSGWQARLGLINDMQKQGTAYYFLLLDPDENHVRGVANFSNVLRGSFHACFLGYSLGEQWQGQGLMHEALQSLIRYMQRQQRIHRIMANYMPHNHRSGDLLTRLGFEREGYAKDYLLIDGKWQDHVLMALTDPQWQPPR from the coding sequence ATGTTTGGCTATCGATCGGCGGCACCTAAGGTGCGGCTCACAACAGACAGGATGGTGTTGCGGCTGGTGTATGAGCGCGACGCGCATCGTTTGGCAGATTATTACACGGAAAACCGCGCCTTTCTGAAACCCTGGGAGCCTATCAGGGATGAAAGCCACTGTTACCCTTCCGGCTGGCAGGCTCGTCTTGGCCTGATAAACGACATGCAAAAGCAGGGGACGGCCTATTACTTTCTTCTGCTGGACCCCGACGAGAATCATGTTCGCGGCGTGGCGAATTTCAGCAACGTGCTGCGTGGCTCTTTCCATGCCTGTTTCCTCGGCTATTCGCTGGGCGAACAGTGGCAGGGGCAAGGGTTGATGCATGAGGCGCTCCAGTCACTCATTCGCTATATGCAGCGCCAGCAACGGATCCACCGCATCATGGCCAACTATATGCCGCACAATCATCGCAGTGGCGACCTGCTGACGCGCCTCGGCTTCGAGCGGGAAGGGTATGCCAAAGATTATCTGCTTATTGACGGCAAATGGCAGGACCACGTGCTTATGGCGCTTACCGACCCGCAATGGCAACCGCCGCGATAA
- a CDS encoding LysE family translocator, translating into MSVTDSLLAFSFAALLLTLTPGLDTALILRTACAEGGKKAFQAALGIDTGCLIWGALVALGLGALLSVSELAYTTLKIFGAIYLGWLGIQLLIRPRLSFSQGINAAPAGNWFIKGMLGNVLNPKIGIFYVSFLPQFIPVGHSPFIWTFLLVGIHVLIGTLWSLILIMSTHFASGMLTKSNVIKWMDRVTGGLFLCFAAKLAFSSR; encoded by the coding sequence ATGTCTGTTACGGATTCACTTCTTGCTTTCTCCTTCGCGGCGCTATTACTTACGCTCACTCCCGGTCTTGATACAGCACTCATCCTTCGCACAGCTTGTGCCGAGGGCGGAAAAAAAGCGTTTCAGGCAGCACTCGGAATTGATACTGGCTGCTTAATCTGGGGTGCGCTCGTCGCATTGGGTCTGGGGGCCTTACTGTCAGTTTCTGAGCTAGCCTACACCACGCTTAAAATTTTTGGCGCAATCTATCTTGGCTGGCTGGGTATTCAGTTGCTGATACGCCCACGGTTGTCATTCAGTCAGGGCATCAATGCAGCGCCAGCTGGAAACTGGTTCATCAAAGGAATGCTCGGGAATGTCCTCAACCCCAAGATAGGCATTTTCTATGTCTCGTTTTTACCCCAATTCATCCCTGTCGGGCACTCCCCCTTCATCTGGACGTTTTTACTGGTTGGCATTCATGTCCTTATAGGCACGCTCTGGTCACTAATACTTATTATGTCCACGCATTTTGCGTCCGGCATGCTGACAAAAAGCAATGTGATTAAATGGATGGATCGGGTCACGGGTGGTCTGTTTTTATGCTTTGCGGCAAAACTTGCTTTCAGCTCAAGGTAG
- the argS gene encoding arginine--tRNA ligase, producing MNIQALLSEKVCQALVAAGAPSDCEPQVRQSAKAQFGDYQANGVMSVAKTLKMPPRQLAEKVVELLDLSGIASKIEIAGPGFINIFLDNGFVAANADAALADPKLGISPVEQQTIVIDYSAPNVAKEMHVGHIRSTIIGDAAARTNELLGHKVIRANHVGDWGTQFGMLIAYLEKVQNESAAEMKLSDLEEFYRAAKKNYDEDEAFALRARNYVVKLQGGDEYCLQMWRKLVDVTMKQNQITYDRMNVTLTRDDVMGESLYNSMLPGIVSDLQDKGLAVDSEGAVVVYLDEYKNKDGDPMGVIIRKKDGGYLYTTTDIACAKYRYETLGADRVLYYIDSRQHQHLMQAWTIVRKAGYVPDSVALEHHAFGMMLGKDGKPFKTRAGGTIKLSDLLDEAIVRARELILSKNPNLPDEELEQLVNAVGIGAIKYADLSKSRTTDYIFDWDNMLAFEGNTAPYMQYAYTRVASIFKRADIDVDSLTQPMVLTEDRETALATRLLQFEEVLTTVAREGTPHMMCAYLYDVAGLFSGFYEDCPILNVEDQTVRNSRLKLALLTQRTLKTGLDTLGIDTVERM from the coding sequence GTGAATATACAGGCCCTTCTCTCAGAAAAAGTTTGCCAGGCACTCGTTGCTGCTGGTGCCCCTTCGGACTGTGAACCTCAGGTTCGCCAGTCTGCAAAAGCACAGTTTGGTGACTATCAAGCCAATGGCGTGATGTCCGTAGCGAAAACGTTGAAAATGCCTCCGCGACAACTGGCAGAAAAAGTAGTGGAACTGTTGGATCTTTCCGGTATCGCCTCCAAAATCGAGATAGCCGGTCCGGGCTTTATCAATATCTTCCTGGATAACGGATTCGTAGCCGCCAACGCCGACGCCGCGCTCGCCGACCCGAAACTGGGTATCTCCCCGGTTGAACAGCAGACCATCGTCATCGACTATTCCGCACCGAACGTCGCCAAAGAGATGCACGTCGGCCATATTCGTTCGACCATCATCGGTGACGCCGCGGCCCGTACCAACGAACTGCTGGGTCATAAAGTGATCCGCGCCAACCACGTCGGCGACTGGGGTACGCAGTTTGGTATGCTCATCGCCTATCTCGAGAAAGTGCAGAACGAAAGTGCCGCCGAGATGAAGCTGTCCGACCTCGAAGAGTTCTATCGCGCAGCCAAGAAAAATTACGATGAAGACGAGGCCTTTGCGCTACGTGCACGTAACTATGTGGTGAAACTTCAGGGCGGCGACGAGTATTGCCTGCAAATGTGGCGCAAGCTGGTTGACGTTACCATGAAGCAGAACCAGATTACCTACGACCGCATGAACGTGACGCTGACGCGCGATGATGTTATGGGTGAAAGCCTCTATAACAGCATGCTGCCGGGCATCGTTTCCGATTTGCAGGACAAGGGTCTGGCGGTCGACAGCGAAGGTGCCGTCGTGGTTTATCTCGACGAGTACAAGAACAAGGACGGCGACCCGATGGGCGTTATCATCCGTAAAAAGGATGGCGGCTATCTGTATACCACGACCGATATTGCCTGCGCCAAGTATCGCTACGAGACGCTGGGTGCCGATCGTGTGCTGTATTACATCGACTCCCGTCAGCATCAGCACCTGATGCAGGCGTGGACCATCGTGCGCAAGGCCGGTTATGTTCCGGATTCCGTTGCGCTGGAACATCACGCATTCGGCATGATGCTGGGCAAAGACGGCAAACCGTTCAAGACCCGCGCGGGCGGCACCATCAAGCTTTCCGATTTGCTGGATGAAGCCATTGTTCGCGCGCGTGAACTTATTCTGTCCAAGAACCCGAATCTGCCTGACGAAGAACTGGAACAGTTGGTGAATGCCGTCGGTATCGGCGCGATTAAATACGCCGACCTTTCCAAAAGCCGTACCACCGACTACATCTTTGACTGGGACAACATGCTGGCGTTTGAGGGCAATACCGCGCCTTACATGCAGTATGCCTACACCCGCGTCGCGTCTATCTTCAAACGTGCCGATATCGATGTAGACAGCCTGACGCAGCCAATGGTGCTGACCGAAGACCGCGAAACCGCGCTGGCAACCCGTCTGCTGCAGTTCGAAGAAGTGCTGACCACCGTAGCCCGCGAAGGGACTCCGCACATGATGTGCGCCTATCTCTATGACGTGGCCGGTCTGTTCTCGGGCTTCTATGAAGACTGTCCGATTCTGAACGTGGAAGATCAAACCGTTCGCAACAGCCGCCTGAAACTGGCGCTGCTGACCCAGAGAACGCTGAAAACCGGTCTGGATACACTGGGCATCGACACCGTCGAGCGCATGTAA
- the murJ gene encoding murein biosynthesis integral membrane protein MurJ, with the protein MNLLKSLAAVSSMTMFSRVLGFARDAIVARVFGAGMVTDAFFVAFKLPNLLRRIFAEGAFSQAFVPILAEYKSQKGEEATRTFIAFVSGLLTLVLALVTLAGMFAAPWVIYVTAPGFADTPDKFALTSALLRVTFPYILLISLASLAGAILNTWNRFSIPAFAPTLLNVSMILFALFAAPYFHPPVMALAWAVVAGGVLQLGYQLPHLKKIGMLVLPRLNLKDAGVWRVMRQMGPAILGVSVSQISLIINTIFASFLVSGSVSWMYYADRLMEFPSGVLGVALGTILLPSLARSFSSGNHKEYNRLMDWGLRLCFLLALPSSVALGILAKPLTVALFQYGKFSAFDASMTQRALVAYSVGLMGLIVVKVLAPGFYSRQDIKTPVKIAIITLIMTQLMNLAFIGPLKHAGLSLSIGLAACLNASLLYWQLRKQDIFQPQPGWASFLVRLIIAVLAMSAALIGMMYVMPDWSVGGMTMRLLRLAGVVVVGVIVYFGALGLLGFKVKDYARS; encoded by the coding sequence ATGAATCTATTGAAGTCTCTAGCCGCCGTCAGTTCAATGACGATGTTTTCCAGGGTACTCGGCTTTGCCCGCGATGCCATTGTTGCCCGCGTTTTTGGGGCAGGCATGGTAACCGATGCCTTTTTCGTTGCCTTCAAGCTCCCCAATCTTCTGCGCCGTATCTTTGCCGAAGGCGCATTTTCACAGGCCTTTGTGCCTATTCTGGCCGAATATAAAAGCCAGAAGGGGGAGGAAGCGACACGAACCTTTATCGCCTTCGTCTCTGGTCTGTTAACGCTGGTGCTGGCGCTGGTCACCCTTGCCGGGATGTTTGCCGCGCCGTGGGTCATTTATGTCACTGCCCCCGGATTTGCCGATACGCCGGACAAGTTCGCCTTGACCTCGGCGCTGCTGCGCGTGACTTTCCCGTATATTCTGCTTATCTCTCTCGCGTCTTTGGCGGGGGCGATTCTCAATACCTGGAACCGTTTCTCGATACCGGCCTTTGCGCCGACGTTGCTTAACGTCAGCATGATCCTGTTCGCGCTGTTTGCCGCGCCGTATTTTCATCCGCCGGTGATGGCGCTGGCGTGGGCGGTGGTGGCGGGCGGTGTGCTGCAACTGGGCTATCAGCTTCCCCATCTAAAGAAGATAGGCATGCTGGTGCTGCCGCGCCTCAACTTGAAAGATGCGGGCGTTTGGCGTGTCATGCGCCAGATGGGGCCTGCCATTCTGGGCGTGTCGGTTAGTCAGATTTCGTTGATTATCAACACCATTTTCGCCTCGTTTCTGGTGTCCGGCTCTGTCTCGTGGATGTATTACGCCGACCGTTTGATGGAGTTTCCGTCGGGCGTGCTGGGTGTGGCGCTAGGCACCATTCTGCTGCCTTCGCTTGCGCGCAGTTTCTCCAGCGGCAACCATAAAGAGTACAACCGCCTGATGGACTGGGGTCTGCGTCTGTGCTTCCTGCTGGCGCTGCCAAGCTCGGTGGCGCTGGGGATTCTGGCGAAACCGCTCACTGTCGCGCTGTTCCAGTACGGCAAATTCAGCGCATTCGATGCCTCGATGACGCAGCGTGCGCTGGTGGCCTATTCGGTCGGTCTGATGGGCCTTATCGTGGTCAAGGTGCTGGCACCGGGTTTTTACTCGCGTCAGGACATCAAGACGCCGGTTAAAATCGCAATCATCACCTTAATCATGACGCAGCTTATGAACCTGGCGTTTATCGGTCCGTTGAAACATGCCGGCCTTTCACTGTCGATTGGTCTGGCGGCCTGCCTGAACGCTTCGCTGCTCTACTGGCAACTGCGTAAACAGGATATCTTCCAGCCGCAGCCGGGTTGGGCCAGTTTCCTTGTGCGCCTGATTATTGCCGTGCTGGCGATGTCTGCGGCATTGATAGGCATGATGTATGTGATGCCGGACTGGTCGGTAGGCGGCATGACGATGCGCCTGCTGCGTCTTGCGGGCGTCGTGGTTGTCGGGGTGATAGTCTACTTCGGCGCGCTCGGACTGCTCGGCTTCAAGGTGAAGGATTACGCCCGAAGCTGA
- a CDS encoding ParD-like family protein has protein sequence MGIVKISDLLHEDVRDASKAMSRSVNAQAEYWIRLGMMSELYPELNYQQIKLMMLKSGSDRLMEMINAINSH, from the coding sequence ATGGGAATCGTAAAAATTTCGGATTTGCTGCATGAAGACGTTCGTGATGCCAGCAAGGCCATGTCGCGTTCAGTCAACGCGCAAGCAGAATACTGGATCCGCCTGGGTATGATGAGCGAGCTGTATCCGGAGCTTAATTATCAGCAAATCAAATTGATGATGCTGAAATCAGGCTCCGACCGTTTAATGGAGATGATCAATGCCATCAATTCCCATTAA
- the cutC gene encoding copper homeostasis protein CutC, which translates to MTKLEVCCYSVDCALTAELAGADRVELCASQADGGITPSYGTLKLAREEVGIPVHPIVRPRGGDFCYSQSEFDVLKSDIACIRDLGFPGVVVGMLDAEGHIDVTRMWEVMALCGEMQVTFHRAFDMCVNPKIALEQLTQLGVARILTSGQQQNAEVGISMLRELNNLTRGPIIMAGAGVRLTNLQKFVDIGITELHSSAGRQVLSAMRYRKAGVTMSSDTDFDEFSRYCVDGDIVAAMKNALNFDDPVSQLA; encoded by the coding sequence ATGACAAAGTTAGAAGTCTGTTGTTACAGCGTGGACTGTGCGTTAACTGCCGAGCTTGCCGGGGCGGATCGCGTGGAACTTTGCGCAAGCCAGGCCGATGGCGGCATCACACCCAGTTATGGCACCTTGAAGCTGGCGCGAGAAGAGGTCGGTATTCCCGTGCATCCCATCGTCAGGCCGCGCGGCGGCGATTTCTGCTACAGCCAGAGTGAATTCGACGTGCTGAAAAGCGACATCGCCTGTATCCGCGACCTGGGTTTTCCGGGGGTAGTCGTCGGCATGCTGGACGCCGAAGGACACATCGACGTCACGCGAATGTGGGAGGTCATGGCGCTGTGTGGCGAGATGCAGGTGACGTTCCATCGCGCTTTCGACATGTGCGTCAACCCCAAGATTGCGCTGGAGCAACTGACCCAGCTTGGCGTGGCACGCATTCTTACCTCCGGGCAGCAGCAGAATGCCGAAGTCGGAATTTCAATGTTACGGGAACTAAACAATCTAACGCGCGGTCCAATCATTATGGCGGGTGCGGGCGTTCGTTTAACCAACCTGCAAAAGTTCGTTGATATCGGCATTACCGAACTGCACAGTTCGGCCGGACGTCAGGTACTTTCCGCCATGCGTTACCGCAAAGCCGGTGTAACCATGAGTTCCGATACGGATTTCGATGAATTCAGCCGCTATTGCGTCGATGGCGATATTGTAGCCGCCATGAAAAACGCATTGAATTTTGACGATCCGGTGAGCCAACTGGCATAA
- the grxB gene encoding glutaredoxin 2 codes for MKLFVYEHCPYCVKARMIFGLKNLPVQVNTLLNDDEATPTKMIGKKAVPILQKEDGSFMPESMDIVQYIDKSDRQPLLTGPLSAQVAAWIRHVSEYTQRLLLPRFAAAPFEEFATPEARHYFTDKKQATIGDFKEHLQHSPGLVKKINQDLRDLDKLIKEPNAVNGELSEDDIHLFPVLRSLSIVKGIELPTRVLAYRDNMAKQTQINLLTSIAS; via the coding sequence ATGAAGTTATTTGTTTACGAACACTGCCCATACTGTGTGAAAGCCCGCATGATCTTCGGCCTGAAAAATCTTCCTGTTCAGGTCAACACCCTGCTCAACGATGACGAAGCCACGCCCACCAAAATGATTGGCAAAAAAGCCGTGCCTATCCTGCAAAAAGAGGATGGCAGCTTTATGCCCGAGAGCATGGACATCGTTCAGTACATTGATAAATCCGATCGCCAGCCGCTGCTGACCGGCCCATTGAGCGCCCAGGTCGCCGCCTGGATACGCCATGTTTCCGAATATACGCAGAGACTGCTGTTGCCACGTTTTGCTGCGGCACCTTTTGAAGAGTTCGCCACGCCAGAGGCGCGCCACTATTTCACCGATAAAAAACAGGCCACCATCGGAGATTTCAAAGAGCATCTACAGCATTCACCGGGGCTTGTGAAGAAGATCAATCAGGATCTGCGCGATCTCGACAAGCTAATCAAAGAGCCGAATGCCGTTAACGGCGAGCTGTCCGAGGATGATATTCATCTGTTCCCGGTGCTGCGCTCGCTGTCGATTGTAAAAGGTATCGAGCTGCCGACCCGCGTGCTGGCTTACCGCGACAACATGGCTAAACAGACGCAAATCAATCTGTTAACCAGTATCGCCAGCTAA